A single genomic interval of Juglans regia cultivar Chandler chromosome 1, Walnut 2.0, whole genome shotgun sequence harbors:
- the LOC109006063 gene encoding chaperonin CPN60-2, mitochondrial-like: protein MHRFASGLASKARLANNINHRIGSGLSWSRNYAAKDIKFGVEARALMLRGVEELADAVKVTMGPKGRNVVLEQSFGAPKVTKDGVTVAKSVEFQDRVMNIGASLVKQVANATNDVAGDGTTCATVLTRAIFTEGCKSVAAGMNAMDLRRGISMAVDAVVTDLKSRARMIKTSEEIAQVGTISANGEREIGRLIASAMERVGKEGVITISDGKTLFNELEVVEGMKLDRGYISPYFITNQKNQKCELEDPLILIHEKKISNINAIVKVLEMALKTQRPLLIVAEDVESEALATLILNKLRAGIKVCAIKAPGFGENRKSGLQDLAILTGGEVITEELGLNLEKVGPEVFGSCKKVTVSKDDTIILDGAGDKKGIEERSEQLRSSIQLSTSDYDKEKLEERLAKLSGGVAVLKIGGASEAEVSEKKDRVTDALNATKAAVEEGIVPGGGVALLYASKELDKLETANFDQKIGVQIIKNALKMPAYTIASNAGVEGAVVVGKLLEQNDPDQGYDAAADKYVNMIEAGIIDPLKVIRTALVDAASVSSLLTTTEAVVTELPKDEKEVPAAGGGGMGGGMGGFGY from the exons ATGCACCGCTTTGCCAGCGGCCTTGCCTCCAAAGCCAG GTTGGCTAATAACATTAACCATAGG ATTGGTAGTGGATTGAGTTGGAGCCGAAACTATGCTGCGAAAGACATTAAATTCGGGGTCGAAGCTCGTGCTTTGATGCTTAGGGGTGTAGAAGAGCTCGCTGATGCAGTTAAAGTGACTATGGGGCCGAAA GGTCGCAATGTTGTTCTGGAACAAAGTTTTGGGGCCCCTAAAGTAACAAAAGATGGTGTTACTGTAGCAAAGAGTGTGGAATTCCAAGACAGAGTCATGAATATTGGTGCTAGTCTTGTAAAACAAGTTGCAAACGCTACAAATGATGTTGCAGGCGATG GCACCACTTGTGCGACAGTACTCACTCGTGCAATATTTACTGAAGGATGCAAGTCAGTGGCTGCTGGAATGAATGCCATGGACTTAAGACGTGGAATCTCAATGGCAGTTGATGCTGTTGTGACAGACTTGAAAAGCAGAGCCCGGATGATTAAGACATCTGAAGAAATAGCACAG GTTGGGACTATATCAGCTAATGGGGAAAGAGAGATAGGGCGGCTAATAGCCAGTGCTATGGAGAGAGTTGGCAAAGAGGGTGTTATTACTATTTCT GATGGGAAGACCCTTTTTAATGAACTGGAGGTTGTTGAGGGAATGAAGCTGGATAGAGGTTATATTTCACCTTATTTCATCACCAATCAGAAGAACCAGAAATGT GAGCTAGAAGATCCGCTCATATTGatccatgaaaagaaaatctcaaatataaatGCTATAGTTAAAGTATTAGAGATGGCCTTGAAG ACACAAAGACCTTTATTAATTGTTGCTGAAGATGTGGAAAGTGAAGCACTGGCTACCCTTATTTTGAACAAGCTTCGTGCTGGAATCAAG GTTTGTGCCATTAAAGCCCCTGGGTTTGGAGAAAACAGGAAGTCTGGTCTGCAGGACCTTGCCATTCTCACAGGAGGCGAG GTAATAACTGAAGAGCTTGGTCTCAACCTTGAAAAGGTGGGACCAGAAGTGTTTGGTTCATGCAAAAAG GTTACGGTGTCAAAGGATGATACTATCATTCTTGATGGGGCTGGGGACAAGAAAGGCATTGAAGAAAGAAGTGAACAG CTGAGATCTTCGATTCAACTGAGCACTTCTGATTATGACAAGGAAAAGTTAGAGGAGCGCCTTGCGAAGCTTTCTGGTGGTGTTGCTGTTTTAAAG ATTGGAGGAGCTAGCGAAGCAGAAGTTAGTGAGAAGAAGGATAGAGTAACTGATGCTCTAAATGCCACCAAGGCTGCTGTAGAGGAAGGGATTGTACCTG gtGGTGGTGTTGCACTTCTATATGCTTCAAAAGAGCTGGACAAGTTGGAAACTGCAAACTTTGACCAAAAGATTGGCGTGCAGATTATCAAGAATGCTCTCAAG ATGCCTGCCTACACAATTGCTTCTAATGCTGGAGTTGAGGGGGCAGTTGTCGTTGGTAAGCTGTTGGAGCAAAATGATCCTGACCAGGGATATGATGCAGCTGCAG ATAAATACGTGAACATGATAGAGGCAGGAATTATTGATCCACTGAAAGTCATCAGAACAGCCTTGGTTGATGCTGCTAG TGTATCATCGTTATTGACAACAACGGAGGCAGTTGTCACTGAGCTTCCCAAGGATGAGAAGGAAGTCCCAGCTGCGGGAGGTGGTGGTATGGGAGGTGGCATGGGCGGCTTCGGTTATTGA
- the LOC109006012 gene encoding two-component response regulator 24-like: MAPTIESVNQGNGGFEGNNKRSDRFVKATWKNKLTALVVDNGELCRVLERENLRAYGVETVAVETGEAAVELIASGSTFNLIFIDMYLPTMSGPEAVRQIRAMGARSKIIGLTAFITEKDEQDFFAAGIDEFFEKPLDPDWFVPIIREVDNQI; this comes from the exons ATGGCACCAACAATTGAGTCAGTTAATCAGGGGAATGGAGGTTTTGAGGGAAATAATAAGCGCAGCGACAGGTTTGTCAAGGCGACCTGGAAGAACAAGCTGACAGCACTTGTGGTGGACAACGGAGAATTATGCCGAGTACTGGAGAGGGAAAACCTACGTGCCTATGGTGTGGAAACAGTAGCTGTGGAGACAGGGGAGGCTGCAGTAGAGCTCATTGCTTCTGGATCAACCTTCAATCTTATTTTCATTGACATGTATCTGCCTACCATGAGTGGACCTGAG gccGTGAGGCAGATTCGTGCCATGGGTGCCCGCAGCAAGATTATAGGTCTTACTGCATTTATTACTGAAAAAGATGAACAGGACTTTTTTGCAGCTGGAATTGACGAGTTCTTTGAAAAGCCACTTGATCCAGATTGGTTCGTCCCAATCATAAGGGAGGTGGACAACCAGATATGA